One Mya arenaria isolate MELC-2E11 chromosome 5, ASM2691426v1 genomic window carries:
- the LOC128234465 gene encoding uncharacterized protein LOC128234465 has product MRLFSVGCVCVFALCLLGLVQSFGEMGGYGYGGYSFAKKPKDVTYHIHKHYSTINVNIFTYLIFFFLFIFIIKLLFTNNTNGKKHVHVHHYPKEENHGSYGNSYDPHGDTAYDGPH; this is encoded by the exons ATGCGTCTCTTCAGCGTGGGTTGTGTCTGTGTGTTTGCCCTTTGCTTACTTGGGCTCGTCCAGTCCTTCGGGGAAATGGGTGGTTATG GTTACGGTGGCTACAGTTTCGCGAAGAAGCCAAAAGACGTCACCTACCACATTCATAAGCACTATTCCACGATCAACGTCAACATATTCACTTACCTGATCTTCT TCTTCCTGttcatcttcatcatcaaaTTGCTGTTCACCAACAACACGAATGGCAAAAAGCACGTACACGTGCATCATTATCCCAAGGAGGAGAACCATGGCTCCTATGGCAACTCGTACGACCCTCACGGTGACACCGCCTACGATGGTCCACATTAG